tagggGGAGCTAAGGCAAAAAAacgtttcttcgattttttttgaattccagTTCAcaccaaaaaattaattttttgaaacaatatATCAGAATTAGAAATCTAGAACAATGTGGaacaaccgaaaaaattcagattttcgaaaaaggggggggggggggggggaggggcaaCTTCACGGAGGTCAACCTTCGTGTATTCGACAACAAAATTGATTGTTACGGTTTTTtgtctttatctttttttttatcatcgcgatTCGCTTGGCCGTTATAATTAGCCTCCGCATCTTGAATTTCGCAGATTTATTCAACGCCGAAATCCGTGCCCCTAATTTAGCTCAGGGATTATAAGGGACCCGGTCAGAAAAGTCATAATTCTCATTCTAATCCATGCGAGCAGCTCACCCGAAAGCTCTATGGTTACGCAATATTTTTCGCCCGCAtgttattttctctcgttatttttttccccccattttTTAGCTCGCCAATTTTCCACGCGTCGTCTTCTTATATTCTTTCCGCTACGTCAAAAACTGACGTGGCGTCGAAATAccgtgcgatttttttcatcgctcttCCCACCTTATAGGTTAAGTGCAGTTCGAATGACGACTTTGCTTCGGGATCGTCCgggagatttgaaaaaatcgacgtaatttcgttgtttttttttttcttcctttctctcttctcagGGAGATTCAGCGGCCCGAGTGTAGTACATCTGAATGACAAAGGGGGAAGAACGGTGAGATgataaaaaagcaaattaaagccaaaaaaataaaggaaacgtCGTCGCCCTCGCAATTCAAATGCCAATCCCCACGTCAGTGCAGTTTGTACACTAGAAATAATCAGAGGGGGGAAAGACGTCCCGCTGtccttttccccctctttttttctctcctctctattTTCCCTCACCCACCCCCTGCGAAAAAGAGGGTTACGGAGGAAGATggagaatcgaaaataaataccgCCATCTACAGCCGGCCGCGTTGGCGTATTTTTGTTTGCACCTGGGGGAAAGAAGAAGCTCGGAGCTTACGACGCTACCGACACCTTTATATCGCCGCCACCGCGAtccgtacgttacgtacgtacaaacaaCGTCGAGATAATTGCGGGGGAGCTTATTTCATTAAACGACCGATAAAACCGGAGCGAATCGCCAGGGCTCGTTGTTGTGTACCTTGAGATGATGCAAACATTCGACGACGACACGATCGGCTGTCGCCTCCGCCTTTTTTTCTAGGTAGATACCGGGAATTCGGGACGAAAGCCATCGGGTGTCGGGAAGATGAGGAGGACGTTTGCCGGGAAACTGCAGGTCGCGGCCGTGGAACGTTTTTATTAAAAACTTAATCGAgcgaaaaatggcgatcggTTTTTCTTACcgttttccttatttttcttcttctttttttttctctttgccttTTTTCAGACTTCGGGGTCGGTTCGTCGAGGAGGAACTCTCGGCCCTTGTGTCGGAGGGTGGAGGGTCGTGGTAATTGGGCCCATCAcgagcttctttttttttttttttttcgggcatCCATTCTGTAGCGATTGGAGGCCATTTGCAAAGCGTTTCGAGCCGAGTCACGGTCTCCCCCATTCTTCACCGTCACTTTGACGTATTATGGTCCACGGCGAACCGGCTGCACCTGCTAAACCTGCGAAACTTTTCGACTGATCGATGAACCGCGAATCCTTGTGGCGGCTGTATGTGCGTAATTTCATAGGAGCCCCGAAGTGAGGTTAGGTACCCACCGATCGGTGGGGTTAATGACAGTCGTTTCCGCGTTCGACCCTCCGGATTTCGGCCAAATTGAGGATCTGCGAAAAGATGTAATAAGTATCGTCGTATAGTATGAAGGTAGtcacttcacttcacttcacttcacttcactCCACTCACCTCACCTCACTTTAGTATTCACTtgaggaaaacaaaaacacgAAAGACGAATTAGTTTAGCTACAGTGATTTCTCGTttcgcatctttttttttttatctatgcATCGCTCTGGAAATGAGGGAGAAAGGACCGAAGTGAACTTGGCCCCCCAATTTTtactgtttaaaaaaaaaaaatgtttgccaTCGCGATTGTCCTCCGTTTGCCAATGTTTGCCTCACGTTTATCTTCGTTCGCCCCTTTTGACCTTGAGAGTTATCCATTTTCGAAAATGGCggcagggggggagggggacttCGCCAATTCGGTCCCCCAACATTTGACAAATGACCAACATTTTTTGCCAGCGATTTTCCTCCGTTTGCCAATTATGTTTGCCATATCTTTATATATtagtttgccttttttttactttaaaaGTTGtccgttttttgaaaattagggGAGCCAGCTTCACCGATTTGGCGCCCCAAAATTTGCCTagtgagaaattatttttgccaTCGCGATTATCGTTCGTTCGCCAACGTTTGCCAtatctttattttcgtttggCCTTTTTTAGTTTGAAAGTTATTCCTTCTCACAAATCAACACGAAATTGGCTCAAATATCGAAATGTGtttgtatttatgtatttttttgttgccttTTCACGCTCCACGGTCAAATTTGTTCAGTGTTTCCATtttaaaaagatgaaaaggtTGAAAACCAATATTTTGtaacatcaaaaaaattcgggagcatcattattatcacaaTCATTAATAATCCCAATTATAATAAccatgaattgaaaaaacaaaaataaattcaaaagggGCAAACCAAAATAAAGTCATGGCAAACATTGGCAAACGGAAGGCAATCGGTggccaaaaaaattcttgattaTTGGCCAAATtggcccccctccccccgccacccaattttcgaaaactggtTACTTTCAAGTACAAGAAGAGGCGAACTAAAATACGAACATATGGCAAACATTGGCAAACGAAGGACAGTCGAtggcaaactttttttctcaaatagtATGAAtataaggggggggggggggggggggggcaagtTCACTTCGGTGGTAAAAGGGTCGCTTACTCTGCAACGGAGTAGGCTATCAATTGCTTCgccattttcaaaaatcggtGCGCAAATCTCTCGTGTCCGACATAACCTATATTCTGCCCTCGCGTACGTACAAACATTCCAGAGTAGGTGGCAATCCGAGGAAAGCTCAAAGTCCCCGCGACTTTCCTTTCGCTTTTCCCTCACTTTCGCGCACCGCGCTTCAGCAGAATCTcgccgatccaacaagtcgaCCGAGAATCCAAAACCGAGGGTCGCACCCCTCCGCAGCTTTTCAGCCCTCGATATCCGCGCTAATAAGGGGGACGCGGGGCGCCAAATTAAGGGCGAGGGGGGCAGCCGCCAACCTTTGAGGCGAACGCTTGCGGTGGACAGTGCGTTATGCCGcgttaggtacgtacctaccaccGTACGCCGCTAACCAACATTCCGGTTGCCATGGCGATCCGACCTAACCTAACCCAGAAGCGTCAAAGAGAACTTCGAATCCCTTGGAAATCACcaccacctccccccccccccccgtccccccgtcGCCGTCGTCTTCCTTCTTCCCTCCCTGCGCAACCCTTCGAGTACACGTGTCACGTGATCGAACATCGGTTATTTACGTATCGTTTCCGACTCCGATTCGGAAgtcgattaaaaattcttaGAAATTTCGCCGGAGCGACGCTGCCGTCCACCGAACTGTGAAATTGGGGGCGGCATaacctcgaaaaaaaaaaagaaactcgctAAGCGGCAAAACGATTGTAAAATAttaaggagaaagaaaaacgagcgaGGCGTGAAGacatgtgaaaaattttaaacaaacTTCGCCCAAGTGAAACTGCCGCGTCGGCTCCTTTACCTTTTTCTCGccattcgattcgatcgagTATAAAATAGCGCACCGTGACCGACGGACGCCATTTTGTCTATcggcaaagttttttttgcgGCTCGCGCCATTTTGTCTCTGACGTGTTTTTCCGATGTGTACCGCGTCTAATGTAAGattcttataatataaaactgTGCACTCGACACTCTTGACGAAgttattttcatgtaattaCAGAAGTTACGTTCAGATCGTCGCTGAGAGCGACGTGTTTTCCGTTTAACTCTTCGTATAATTGGCTTTCGGGATTCCCCGAGaggttttattttgaaaagcCCTTATTTCATCCGCGTTCGAAGATCAAACCGGAACTTGAAACTGTATAATCGAAAAATGCGGCGAAATCTTCAAAGCCACGGAGCGTAACTATCCGGATCCCCGGGCcgccatttttgtttttcttggtttcattttattttatttttttatctttcgtttTCCGCGGCGCGGAATTTATCGTCGATGTTAAGCGAGCTCTGCACACGTGTTTGCTTTTTCTCCGAAACGGGTATATTAAAGCAAACGCGCCAAAttcagagaaaaatgaaaaactaaaagatcgatatatatatatatatatatatatatataatatatacctggCCATGGTGAAAAAGGTGAAACCTTTGAATCGGAAAAAGTCACCGACAAAATTCATTCCGAATTGGTTTTGTCGAATATAAcgtatgggccattccacgtgaaccggatcagtcacctctcagatatttttttaatttggcatgtcgattgtccatggggagttagatttttgtgccaaaggatttttgaattagtgcaaatttcgatttattatgaacaatcgaaaaattgagaggcggtttctttaaaaaatcataacttcgtcaaaaatgatgtgagatttaatttttttttttaaatttacgcggatgaggctatagatttatgaaaaaaataaatggtgccgaaaaagtttatttatcatttgtttatttgacaatgaatttttaaatgatttttaaaacactgatggatagcaccgaaaaatttaaaaaaaatgctgacatatactttgaactatactacagcctgtgaattaatttcagagatgcgttcggctttgttttcgagtaaaaaatcatcgaagttggcggcgcgcatgaattcgagctcgtcgacgcctatgcgcgtgatgacgcgcgtcgagcgacagagatcCTATCTACTCtgtacggacgctacttggtgtacgctcgaccgcggtattcacgagtcattttcgcgatgatagacaccgtttaaaaatctgaaaaaaattccatagcttccccataacacggcaaagccatagagtaagtttcagagatgtgttatttctcgttttcgagatatccggacgcattgtgactccgcgctcgctacttggtagacactcggcgacggaattcacgagtcattttcgcgatgatcgacaccgtttaaaaatctgaaaaaaattccatagcttccccataacacggcaaagccatagagtaagtttcagagatgtgttatttctcgttttcgagatatccggacgcattgggactttccatgctcgctacttggtagacactcggcggcggaattcacgagtcattttcgcgatgatagacaccgttaaaaaatctggaaaaaattccatagcttccccataacacggcaaagccatagagtaagttccagagatgtgttatttctcgttttcgagatatccggacgcattgggactttccatgctcgctacttggtagacactcggcggcggaattcacgagtcattttcgcgatgatcgacaccgtttaaaaatctggaaaaaattccatagcttccccataacacggcaaagccatagagtaagttccagagatgtgttatttttcgttttcgagatatagggacgcattgggactttccatgctcgctacttggtagacactcggcggcggaattcacgagtcatttttgcgatgatcgacaccgtttaaaaatctgaaaaaaattccatagcttcctcATAATacggcaaagcgatagagtaaattccagagatgtgttatttctcgtttttgagatattattgtggcttaatatgtccaagtagcaagcgcggagtgccatatgcgtccctatatctcgaaaacgagaaataacacatctctgaaacttactctatggcttcgCCGTGTtttggggaagctatggaattttttccagatttttaaacggtgtctatcatcgcgaaaatgactcgtgaataccgcggtcgagcgtacaccaagtagcgtccgtacaGAGTAGATAGgatctctgtcgctcgacgcgcgtcatcacgcgcataggcgtcgacgagctcgaattcatgcgcgccgccaacttcgatgattttttactcgaaaacaaagccgaacgcatctctgaaattaattcacaggctgtagtatagttcaaagtatatgtcagcattttttttaaatttttcggtgctatccatcagtgttttaaaaatcatttaaaaattcattgtcaaataaacaaatgataaataaactttttcggcaccatttatttttttcataaatctatagcctcatccgcgtaaatttaaaaaaaaaaattaaatctcacatcatttttgacgaagttatgattttttaaagaaaccgcctctcaattttttgattgttcataataaatcgaaatttgcactaattcaaaaatcctttggcaaaaaaatctaactccccatggacaatcgacatgccaaattaaaaaaatatctgagaggtgactgatccggttcacgtggaatggcccgtatataaaaatttattccgacataaaaaaaggggggggggggggggaggaaaaaaaacgaaaggagataaaaaaaaaatcgttgaaataacAAAAGCGAAACTGCGCGGGTCGCCcgaattatcattgttattttacGATTAAGTTTTTATTCCGATTGTATCCGTgtggtaaataaaaataaaagcttcGGAATTTTGTGCGATACAAATGACGGCGAGGCGAATATAACGATCGTATACATAATGAACCTAATTATCGCGTATTGGCTAATTAGAATAAATTGCTTTCGaatatcatttatatttttgtcCGCCCTAGGAGATCCGCAGCGTGTTGTTATGCACGGCTCGATGAATAAAGGGTAATTAAGTTCAAAGGGAAaattcggggaaaaaaaggaagctaTTAAATcgatatataatgtataagaAATCGCACGTTATAATATTCGCGTATAGcagtcgttcgttcgttcggttcggTTTgcctgattaattttttctcttcgctcttttttttttttttcttttttcttcgatagaaacgaaaaatttcccatcgGAAATCTTTGACTCTTCAAGAAAATTCgttcaaaagagaaaatcttCAAGATTTGTTTTCGACTCGTCGCCCATTTTAATTACGTTCGAATTACGTTTGGAATTTTCAGCTccgagcagcagcagcagcagcaacagcagcagcagcagcaacaaaatCAGCCCTCACTGGTGTACGACGcggtacatatatctatacgacGTAACAATTAAAAAGCAATTACGAAACCGGCTCAATGTAACGAAACATTCCTAATTCATAAACTATTAGATGTACTATAGAGTGGAAAGTGCAAATTACGGATTTCTTTTtccgccatcttttttttttttttcttctcagtgTTTCTCACGAAACCGGACTATAGCGTGCGCGCGCGTGCGTGTGTTTGTTAATTTCGAAGCAACGTCGAAGTGCACGAAATTAACAACTCTGCGAACAAATCAGTAGGTAAAGCAGATCGAAGAACGAACGAGAAACTCCGACTGCAAAAAATCCAAAAGTGCGCAACGGCGCGTAATTCGAAAATGGAGGAACAggcggaaaattgaaaagcaacaaaacgaaacaaaaagaaataaaataaaacaaaacaaaacagatCCTGgcagaggggagggggagcgAACGAGCGAAAGAAACTGAAGGAAGGAGGATCGAATCGCGGTGAAGAAATGGCGGATTACGAGAGAATTCGCTTGGTTATACTGGGGGGTGCGGGGGTGGGAAAAAGTGCGATCGTCAGACGTCTCCTCGGACAGGGATTTACGGAGAGGTATAAAGCGACCGTCGAGGATCTCTACTCCAGGGAGTGCGTGCTGGGAACGTTGACCCTGAAAGTTGACCTCTTGGACACCGCGGGTGAggattatgatttttttctctctctctaccgtttatctgacgatgaaatgaattgtACGTTAGggtgggtcgaaaaaaaacttttattttttttttttttttgaatctcacACAGAAAAACTTGTTGCTAGGCACCTTTAGAGAGTACTCACCCAGTATGggctcttaatattaatgggaacatcctcctcatcatagatttctattttcaattcagtttgatATTCAAAGTCATATCTCATCACCAATAGCTTGTTAAGCCCGTACTATGGTCAATATCTGTAGGAAATTGAATGCtcttcaaaaatattctcttatactttttcgataaatcttaCCATTTCAAAGATACTCaaggtcaaaaattgaagaatttgaagaaaaatctttttttctttctgaattttgttactgactgagtaataattattatcgaatgaGCTGCATTGATTCTTGtaggaaatttaacgctctacaaaaatggtctcttatactttttcaaattttcgaaatttttttttttctcatatgcACTGCATATTGGAATTCGAATAAGAATATCTTCGAAATGGTTCGAGTAATCGAAAATGTATAAGAGACCCTATTATACCTAAccctattatacatataagcgTTGATCCGTCGAATCTGCTTTCTTCATCGTGCGTTGAATTCTACAGGGGATCTCCAGTTCCCGGCGATGAGGAGACTCTCCATCGCCACGGCGCACGCCTTCCTTCTGGTTTACGCTTCCACCTCGCAACCGAGTTTCGAATGCGTCAAAAGATGCTTCGAAGAGGTCAGAGAGCAGAGATCGGATTTTCAGGTTAgtcgaaaaaacaaacgaacgaaacaaACGTACGCGTCATTTGTCGGCCATTGTTTACCCTTCTTAGTAATTTAAACTCAAGATTAGGAGGAAATTTTGTCTCCAATTTTGGGGAATTCCAcgtcgattcgacgaaaatttttactgatTTTTACACAATAGCGAAACCcgtctccaatttttttgaacttttaCCGTTCagttgtattttttaattgagaattttcgaaagctcgatcgatcgtcttttttttctctcgattctcGAAATTCCTaaggccaaaaaaaaacaaaaattttattgcaaacATAAAAAAGAGCGGATCGAttgtgtttgtttttatttttgtcagttttttctacaaaatgaGACGACAATCGAGATTTTTCcagaattcttctttttctttcttttataattggaaaaacagaaaaagaaaatagaaaaagaaatctgtttactttttttacaaGCAAAtaatgttttgtttttgttttcattttcgccagtttttttttacaaaatgagACGACAATCGAGGTTTCttccgaaattcttttttttttttttttttttttttttgtaattgtaaaaacaggaaaaaaataactagaaaaagaaatctgtCTACTTTTTTCACAAGCAAATAATTACGTTCTTCTTTtaccgaaatatttttgagaattttgccGTAAAAATCGATCTCTACGCTGCTTTGAGTTTTCGAAAACGGGtggactaacaataagaaagatttgaaaaaaacgaagaatttttttgaaccaaTAGCTATCCTGAAAAGATTGAAGAGGATCGCCGTGTTTCGTCGATCGGATCGACGCGGAATTCTAACCTCTATATAAATTCGTGTATCCGTCGAGAGagtaattatacatgtatatatgtatacgtatattatatacactagccaaataatatattatcgcAAGATGTCCCAGGTGATGATAATACACGTTGAACCCATGTATACCGACAACCATATTCATTTCAAAGACTCTGGAGCGGAATCGCTCCGGGCGCTTGTTATCCTTACACGCCATGATCACCTTTATGTAAACCCTTATGCTTATCCGCGTCCTCATTTTCGTCCTTGAGGGCTGTATATACTCTAATTGATATACTCCTCATCAGTTTATAGAGATCGTTATCTCGTAGAATGTCTAATAAACTCTCCGGCTCAATTCTAcgccatgtatatatatacatacatatatacagctATACATGCAATTATATACCCACcgtaataacgacgataataataacaccgGAATAATTGTTTCTAAATTACTGTAACGAGCGTATTCCCTAATCGaacgtcgaaaaaatatttcctgcACTTTGTAATtgcacaaaaaaataaacctgTCCAAGTACCAAGTTCGAGAGAGGTTAGGAAATTCCTCACTTCGATAttttgcgataaaaatttcgagagattGGGACCGCCGTGGAAAGTCCGAAGCGGATGGAACCACTAGGCGAGTTATTTTGTCACGTGTGCTCGAGAaggatcgattttcctctcGATTCCGTAGTTAACTTGAGAAAATGTGTCGACGCCACTTCGACGCGTTTGTTCCGTTTGTTCCGCAGGAGGTGCCGATCGTAGTGGCGGGAAACAAACTCGACCTAGCCCCGTCCCGACGAGAGGTTAGAATAGAGGATGTCAGCGAGTGGCTCTTTTGCGAATTGCCTAAACTGAGGGCGAAGGTGATGGAGTGTTCGGCCAAGGACGACTACAATATAAAGGAGCTTTTTCGGTGCTTTATTACGCTCTCGAGATTTCTGCCGAAATCAACCGCCGGAGATACCGACGAATCTGGTCTGAGAAGAAGGTGCTCCGCTTACGGATCCcgcaggtaaaaaaaatggggagggaggggggggggtaaacAACTTATAAATGTTAATCAACACCTCCACCTCTATTTATCTATTAATTACACTGtgtgaaattagaaaatttatacaaacaacgacaggttttttttttttttttttttttttttttttttttttttttttatcacagctCTCGATTCGAGACacatttgtgatttttttttcaagttttttgtcTCCCCGTCTTTGaggtttttaattttcgacaaCTGAAAAGTTCGAAACAGACTTGCcttaattgatttttctttaaaaaaaattctgaaaaatacTTCGGCCAACGACTGACATTTTTTgcttgtatgtatattatgaaaCAAAGTGgtcgcaaatttttctttctatttctttcatttgttttttcttcttcttttttgaataaataactgaaaaaaacaacgaaaaaatctACAGAGGAAATTTCagatgagaatttttatttcattatttcttttagGAACTTGCGCGAAAaagttttgaaagaaaaatagaaattcccAACTCTTTGTTACAACGCTCTGATTGATTTCTCTACCTGTCGATCTAAAATGGCGCCGAAGTATACAGGCTACACGATTCGGAATCtcgttgtattatttttttttccataatatAATTCACACTATTTGACGGTTATGCGAGAATTATTCCGTGCGAAGGATCGTTATGAGCTGTCAGTCTGGAAAACGAATGCAATAACGATATCTATAAACGCCTGCTGCTTGTGTTATATAATTACATGCATGTATATCATGTATATCGTAATCACGAAAAGTGCGCGTTTCAAAATTAgcgaatacttttttcgtgataatattctgttgtttttttcattagtttaAAAGCCTGCGGAAACGTACGACTGTAATcggcatatatgtataccgcaaaaaatgtatatatacgtatatatacatatatacctaccttgAAATAAAACAgcgcatttttcaatttgtcgaACCCGTTTTTGAAAATGCGATTTTGGAATTCCCTCGGTGTCGACAATTCGTGCGTGAAACTTTTTGGCGGCCATTTTGAAGAGGAGATTTCGGGCTACAAAATGGCTACCTCAAAAGttttctgcgattttttttttcaagctccgtcgaaaatttccaaaaacttgTTTTTCACAAAGTTTCGCTTAGAAGCCTTCTGACCTAACCTAAACTACGTTACGAGGTAAAAAATGACcttgagaagaattttcaagtcGGAGTTTCGACCTTCAAAATGCTTCCCAAACTGATttgtttcaacattttttttctaaagttggagcattttgaaaatctgtATTATTTCGCCGGGTACGCCATTAAAATGTTGTTTTCGAGTGTACATCATAACTCATATAGAaagacgtggaaaaaaaaaatcactcgcgATGACGCTTTATCTTCACCGGAGTATATCGACACTTTTCTCATTGCGTTTCCGATGCGACCGAAGGTCAGGGTCGCCCGGAGGAAGAACGGGAAGCGCGGGTTCCGGTTCCGGAGgtcaacagcagcagcagcaacagcaacaactcCTGGCGGCGCACGGATCAACGGTGGTCGCCATCGCGGAGGAGGTTAAAAGTAAACCCAGAAGTCGAAGTCTCATCCGAAGAGCTTCGAGGAAAACGAAGCAACAAATCAGAGACGCGCACGCGGACGACTGCAATATATCATAAATTCCATGCCGTTGTCTGCGCTCCGCGCGTTCATTCCGCCCAAGGAAAAAGCGAAGAGGCCGAGACGTCCACCCCGATAAAAGGTAACCATTGTCTGCAATCGAATTAGAAACTTAAAGTTTCGAGTATATTTTTacgaatcaatttttaccgGTGCGAATACGAGTGCACGGAAAATCACATCCGGATTTTATGTGATATCCAATGGGAACAACGAGCGAGGGAAAATTctggagaaaatgaaagagtaaAATATGAGAATAAAAGAAGGTTATCAAAAGCGGATCTCTTGTATCACATATTCCTCTTCTTATGCCGCTTTCGCTTTTGTTATCCTAAATTAtagacgtataatacgtacgggAATCTCTTTGTTACCTTCGTCAACCTTTGTGTCAGGAGCAAAAATTCGACTCCCTTCGCGTTCgcgtcgcaatttttttttttttttttttcttctccgtctcGAATCCCTCGACCCCAATGTCGCTTcggtatg
This region of Athalia rosae chromosome 7, iyAthRosa1.1, whole genome shotgun sequence genomic DNA includes:
- the LOC105685111 gene encoding GTP-binding protein Di-Ras2, coding for MADYERIRLVILGGAGVGKSAIVRRLLGQGFTERYKATVEDLYSRECVLGTLTLKVDLLDTAGDLQFPAMRRLSIATAHAFLLVYASTSQPSFECVKRCFEEVREQRSDFQEVPIVVAGNKLDLAPSRREVRIEDVSEWLFCELPKLRAKVMECSAKDDYNIKELFRCFITLSRFLPKSTAGDTDESGLRRRCSAYGSRRSGSPGGRTGSAGSGSGGQQQQQQQQQLLAAHGSTVVAIAEEVKSKPRSRSLIRRASRKTKQQIRDAHADDCNIS